One genomic region from Streptomyces sp. NBC_00457 encodes:
- a CDS encoding TetR family transcriptional regulator — translation METLRERKKQRTRDALLRAALELFTTRGYEQTTVDDISEAVEVSQRTFFRYFASKEEAAFFAARLAESRFVEAVRARPPHEAPLEALRRAVLESWDTIGEAIEEVVPLELHMRIYRMIEATPSLLAAHLRRSAELEEEMARIIAEREGLDVDTDPRPRLVVAVFGSVIRVTERMWSEGDDFSPAAMRELTATYLEQLGPALMGNWRTN, via the coding sequence ATGGAAACACTGCGCGAACGCAAGAAGCAGCGCACCCGGGACGCGCTGCTACGCGCCGCGCTCGAACTGTTCACCACGCGCGGGTACGAGCAGACGACCGTCGACGACATCTCCGAGGCCGTCGAGGTCTCGCAGCGCACCTTCTTCCGCTACTTCGCGAGCAAGGAGGAGGCCGCCTTCTTCGCCGCACGCCTCGCCGAGTCACGCTTCGTCGAGGCCGTACGAGCCCGTCCGCCCCACGAGGCTCCGTTGGAGGCGCTGCGCCGGGCCGTCCTGGAGAGCTGGGACACCATCGGCGAGGCCATCGAGGAAGTGGTGCCGCTCGAACTGCACATGCGCATCTACCGGATGATCGAAGCGACACCCTCCCTGCTCGCCGCTCATCTGCGGCGCTCGGCGGAGCTGGAGGAGGAAATGGCCCGCATCATCGCCGAGCGCGAGGGGCTCGACGTGGACACCGATCCGCGGCCACGTCTCGTCGTGGCGGTCTTCGGCTCGGTCATCAGGGTCACGGAGCGGATGTGGTCCGAGGGGGACGACTTCAGCCCGGCGGCGATGCGTGAGCTGACCGCCACCTACCTGGAACAACTGGGTCCGGCGCTGATGGGGAACTGGCGAACGAACTGA
- a CDS encoding MFS transporter: MTSQTTIDKTGPGDKTPQAPSDAGPAKGLRGHPWFTLITVAVGVMMVALDGTIVAIANPAIQQDLGATFAEVQWITNGYFLALAVSLITAGKLGDRFGHRQTFLIGVVGFAVASGAIGLSSSIGLVVTFRVLQGLFGALLMPAALGLLRATFPAEKLNMAIGIWGMVIGASTAGGPILGGVLVEHVNWQSVFFINVPVGILAVALGAWILLDHRAENAPRSFDLLGIGLLSGAMFCLVWALINAPEWGWGAGKTWLFVAVSVVGFVLFALWEKRVKEPLIPLALFRSIPLSAGVVLMVLMAIAFMGGLFFVTFYLQNVHGMGPIDAGLHLLPLTGMMIVGSPLAGAMITKLGPRVPLAGGMACTAIAMYGMSTLETDTSSALMSLWFALLGLGLAPVMVGATEVIVGNAPMELSGVAGGLQQAAMQIGGSLGTAVLGAVMASKVDSDLAGNWADAGLPQLTPAQEAQASEAVQVGMAPIAKGTPEAIAAKITDVAHDTFISGMSLASLVAAGVAAVAVLVAFLTKRGENAEAGAGAAHI, from the coding sequence ATGACTAGTCAGACCACCATCGACAAGACGGGGCCGGGGGACAAAACACCACAAGCCCCGTCGGACGCCGGCCCGGCCAAGGGGCTGCGCGGCCACCCGTGGTTCACCCTCATAACCGTCGCTGTCGGCGTCATGATGGTGGCCCTCGACGGCACCATCGTGGCCATCGCCAACCCGGCCATCCAGCAGGACCTCGGCGCCACCTTCGCCGAGGTGCAGTGGATCACCAACGGCTACTTCCTCGCCCTCGCGGTCTCCTTGATCACCGCGGGCAAGCTCGGCGACCGCTTCGGTCACCGCCAGACCTTCCTGATCGGCGTCGTCGGCTTCGCCGTGGCGTCCGGGGCCATCGGCCTGTCCAGCAGCATCGGGCTCGTCGTCACCTTCCGCGTCCTGCAGGGCCTGTTCGGCGCTCTGCTGATGCCGGCCGCGCTCGGCCTGCTGCGGGCCACCTTCCCGGCCGAGAAGCTCAACATGGCCATCGGCATCTGGGGCATGGTCATCGGCGCCTCCACCGCCGGCGGCCCGATCCTCGGCGGCGTGCTCGTCGAGCACGTCAACTGGCAGTCGGTGTTCTTCATCAACGTGCCCGTCGGCATCCTGGCCGTCGCCCTCGGCGCGTGGATCCTCCTCGACCACCGCGCCGAGAACGCGCCGCGCTCCTTCGACCTCCTCGGCATCGGCCTGCTCTCGGGCGCGATGTTCTGCCTGGTCTGGGCGCTGATCAATGCGCCCGAGTGGGGCTGGGGCGCCGGGAAGACCTGGCTGTTCGTGGCGGTGTCGGTGGTGGGCTTCGTGCTGTTCGCCCTGTGGGAGAAGAGGGTCAAGGAACCGCTGATCCCGCTGGCCCTGTTCCGCTCGATCCCGCTGTCCGCCGGCGTGGTCCTGATGGTCCTGATGGCCATCGCGTTCATGGGCGGCCTGTTCTTCGTGACCTTCTACTTGCAGAACGTGCACGGCATGGGCCCGATCGACGCCGGTCTGCACCTGCTTCCGCTCACCGGCATGATGATCGTCGGCTCCCCGCTCGCGGGCGCGATGATCACCAAGCTCGGCCCGCGCGTACCGCTGGCCGGCGGCATGGCGTGCACCGCCATCGCCATGTACGGCATGTCCACGCTGGAGACGGACACGAGCAGCGCCCTGATGTCCCTCTGGTTCGCGCTCCTGGGCCTCGGCCTCGCGCCGGTCATGGTCGGCGCCACCGAAGTCATCGTCGGCAACGCCCCGATGGAGCTCTCCGGCGTCGCGGGCGGCCTCCAGCAGGCCGCGATGCAGATCGGCGGCAGCCTCGGTACGGCCGTGCTGGGCGCCGTGATGGCCTCCAAGGTCGACAGCGACCTCGCGGGCAACTGGGCGGACGCGGGTCTTCCGCAGCTCACCCCGGCCCAGGAGGCCCAGGCTTCCGAGGCGGTCCAGGTCGGTATGGCCCCGATCGCCAAGGGCACGCCGGAGGCGATCGCCGCGAAGATCACCGACGTGGCCCACGACACCTTCATCTCCGGCATGAGCCTGGCGTCCCTCGTGGCGGCGGGAGTTGCCGCGGTGGCCGTCCTGGTCGCGTTCCTCACCAAGCGGGGCGAGAACGCGGAGGCGGGAGCGGGGGCGGCTCACATCTAG
- a CDS encoding small hydrophobic protein: protein MAGFGHGTRRYPRSRGRTWSRTGPDRATLGIIGAICAIAGFFTLGIILGPVAMVCGWLSMGRTWSTARPLPALIALVLGAIDTLLAILWLAGTTTPGQGLF, encoded by the coding sequence ATGGCGGGCTTCGGACACGGAACGCGCAGGTACCCCCGCTCACGTGGCCGGACGTGGTCACGGACCGGGCCGGATCGCGCGACCCTCGGCATCATCGGAGCGATCTGCGCCATCGCCGGCTTCTTCACCCTGGGCATCATTCTCGGCCCCGTGGCCATGGTCTGCGGCTGGCTCTCCATGGGCCGAACCTGGTCAACAGCCCGCCCACTCCCGGCCCTCATCGCGCTCGTCCTCGGGGCGATCGACACGCTCCTGGCCATCCTCTGGCTGGCAGGCACGACAACTCCGGGCCAGGGCCTGTTCTAA
- a CDS encoding potassium channel family protein: MVEQSAQERWEQRTQRPLMVLAVLFAVAYAVPIVNPSAGRSLTVACSVVEWVVWGAFAADYLVRLVLARHRAEFVRRHWLDLCAVVLPLVQPLRLLRVVSTVLLVGQRARMASQIRLTTYVAGAVVALLMFGSLAVLSVERESPDGNIKTLGDAVWWSFTTMTTVGYGDHAPTTGLGRILAVGLMLSGIALLGVVTANIAAWFIARFESDDVEERRQTEAIALLTEEVRALRAEVAALSGAAGVVVPGGRDGQRQ; encoded by the coding sequence TTGGTGGAGCAATCGGCGCAGGAGCGTTGGGAACAGCGCACCCAGCGGCCGTTGATGGTGCTTGCCGTGCTGTTCGCCGTCGCCTATGCCGTGCCGATCGTGAACCCGTCCGCGGGGCGCTCGCTGACGGTGGCCTGCTCGGTGGTCGAGTGGGTGGTGTGGGGGGCGTTCGCCGCCGACTATCTGGTGCGGCTCGTACTGGCGCGGCACCGGGCGGAGTTCGTACGGCGGCACTGGCTGGACCTGTGTGCGGTGGTGCTGCCGCTCGTGCAGCCGTTGCGGTTGCTGCGGGTCGTGTCCACGGTGTTGCTGGTGGGGCAGCGGGCGCGGATGGCCTCGCAGATCCGGCTGACGACGTATGTCGCCGGGGCGGTGGTGGCGTTGCTGATGTTCGGGTCGCTCGCGGTGCTGTCGGTGGAGCGGGAGTCGCCGGACGGGAACATCAAGACGCTGGGTGACGCGGTGTGGTGGTCCTTCACGACGATGACGACCGTGGGGTACGGCGATCATGCGCCGACCACCGGGCTGGGGCGGATTCTGGCGGTCGGGCTGATGTTGTCCGGGATCGCGCTGCTGGGTGTCGTCACGGCTAACATCGCTGCGTGGTTCATCGCGCGGTTCGAGTCCGATGACGTGGAGGAGCGGCGGCAGACGGAGGCGATCGCCCTGCTGACGGAGGAGGTTCGGGCGTTGCGGGCGGAGGTCGCGGCGTTGTCCGGGGCGGCGGGGGTTGTGGTGCCGGGGGGTCGGGACGGGCAGCGTCAGTAG